TTTTGGGTACAATCCACTCAAGAATATAAAGGTTTAAAGCAATTCCCTAAAAACTCTCTCTTGGCCGTGTTTTTCCCTTTTGTGGTGCTTTTCCAACAAAAACGCTTCATTTTAGGGATGGTGTGCGCTTGTGGGTGGTTGCTAGGACTTTTTATTTTGCTTGCTGTGTCGAGCCGCGCACCTGTGCATCCAACCGAAGATGTTATATTTTTTCTGTGTATTCTGTTTCTTTTAAATGTGGTGTATCTTCGTTTCCTTTGGGCAATTTTTAAAGGAATTATCGAGGCTATAGAGGGGCAAAGCGATTTAGATACTCTGATTAAACTTGAGACAAATCAGAGGGAATCTTTTTTAAAAAGCAAAACACTTAAAGAAATTGACGCGATTCGAGCCAGCCTAAAAGAATTGCCCATCGATGTACAAATTCCCATCAAAAAAGCTATTAAAGCGGTTTTAGAAGAATGGGAAAGGACTTGATGGTATGAGCATAAGAACTTTTACTTTGGTTTTTCTTCTTGTCTTCTTTTGCATGAATCTCTTTAGCTATATGAGGCTAAGGAAGTTTACCTATCCCTTTTTGCGCTTTCTGCCTATTTGTCTGTATGGTTTAAACATTCTCTATCGGGTCGTGCAAATGAAAATTTTTGCCCATTTGGAGACATTACAGACTTTCTTGTATGCCCTAGGCGGGCTGAGTATGGCCGCAAGTTTTATTCTGTTCTGCCTGCTATTATTGCACCTCATCGCGCTTAAAACACTTCCTCAAAGCATAGACACACACAGACGCCAAAGCCTTAAAAAACTCTTAGATATAGGTCTATTAGGGGTTTTCTTTCCCTCTATGGCAAAGGGTTTTTACAATGCCACTAATCTTGTGATCACAAGGCGCAGCGTCAAGCTCAAGAATTTAAAAGAAGCGTGCCACCTTGTGATGATCAGCGATGCACACATAGGCGCGTATCTTAAAAAAGATTACTTGCAAGAGATTGTCGATCGTATCAACGCGCTTCAGCCAGATATCGTCGTGATTGTGGGGGATTTGGCGGATTTAAAGGCTCAGTTGGTACAAAAGGATTTAACCCCGCTTAAAAGTATCCAATCTCAATACGGCGTGTATTGTGTGCTGGGTAACCATGAATATTACCACGGGGTGGATGCGCTTGTTGAAGTGTTTAAAAAGAATCATTTGCGCGTGCTACAAAATGAGAGTGTTCAAGTGGCAGGGCTTAATCTAATGGGGGTGAATGACCTTATAGGGTATCGCTTTAAGCGTTTTGAACCCGATTTTAAGACTATCTTTACCCAAGTCAACCCCAATCTGCCCAGTGTTTTACTCTCCCACCAACCCAAATCCCTAAGATATTTGGAACAAAAACCCGATTTGCTCTTGTGCGGGCATACCCATGCTGGGCAGATATTCCCCTTTAGCCTCTTGGTGTGGCTGGATCAAAAATACATCTATGGGCATTACCATTTAAAAGATTGCCAAATGATTGTGAGTAGCGGTTGTGGCTTTTGGGGTCCCCCTGTGCGTATCTTCACCAAGAGCGAAATCGTGTCCATCCACTTAAAGCCTGAAAATCAAGCTTAACATTCAGTAAAGATTCTTGACAGCGCCTTTCATTTTTGGCTAGCATTTGATTTTGTTTCAATTATAAAGGAATTTTGCACCATGCCACAATCAAATAACCAAACAAGGTGTTGCCGTGTTATCCCCTCAACATCTCATCTGTCTCAAGCGTTTTTAACCAGCGCGTTAACCCTCTTTACTCTAGCCCCTTTGAGCGCAGAAGATAGTGGTCCGTTTATACAAGGCGGGTTTCAATATTCCAATTTCTCAGGCATGGCAACTACTGTTGTTAAACCAGTGAGTGCGCAGGAGTTGATTCAAGCGATTGAACCAAGCCTGTATCAAAAACTCAAAAAGGAACAACAAGGAGGTCAGGGGCCACCGCAAACTGAAGAGGAAGTGCATGATTTGATTCAAAAAATTGTGCAACATGATTACCCAAATGGTATCCCTAGCTCTAAGAGAGAAACAGCTTCAAATGGCAATCTTTATGGGGTAGATATTCAATTTGGATACAAACAATTCTTTGGTCAAGAAAAGCATTTTGGATTGCGTTACTATGGCTTGTTTAGCGGACAAGGGGGGAACTCTTATAATAAAGCAGGAAAATACTACCAACCCTCTGCAAATCTTTTCTATGGCGTAGGGGCTGATGTACTTTATAACTTCTATGAAAACAACGACCGCACTTATGGCATCTTTGCTGGTGTAATGTTTGGAGGGAGCTCATGGCTGATGGGAGAAGGCAAAACAAATGGAAAATGTAATTATAAGAATGATAAAGAGGATTGCATAAGCATGAACGATTCTTTTGAAAATAGAGAAAAACAAGTTAACCAAGGCGACATCTCTAAAGCCTCGTTCTCGCCTACCTATGTGCAATTCGTGTTCAATTTTGGCTTTAGAATAAATTTTACCAAGCATCAAGGGTTTGAGTTTGGAACGCGTATCCCCACCATCAACGATCCTTATTATAAGGCAACACAAAAAAGAGCGACAGAAACAGGCGGTAAAGGGAGCGAAACCACTATAACCTTTAGGCGCAACGCCTCTTTATATTGGAACTATGTTTATAATTTCTAAGAAGCTTGACAGCTTGTTGGTTTTGTATTACAATCTACCTTTATTTCACATTGATAAAGGAACTTGTGTTATGCTAGGAACAGCAACCAGCAACCAGCAACCAGCAAGCGGATGTGTGGCACTTACTCCCTCAGAATTTCATTTTTCCAAAACTTTACTAACTGGTATGTTCTCCCTCTTAGCTTTAACCTCTTTGAGTGCGGAAAACAACGGCGCATTCATACAAGGTGGGGTTAATTACTACTCAAATTTTTCAGGCACTGTAACTTCTGTTGTCAAATCAGCGAGCGTGCAATCCACAACCACAACCCATTATAATGGCAATCTTTATGGTGGAAATATAGAGGTTGGGTATAAGCAATTCTTTGGCAAAAAAAGGCGTGTTGGCTTGCGCTACTATGGCATGTTTAGCGGGCAGGCGGGGGGTTATTATAATGCCAATGAGCAGACGAACAAACAGACCGGTCAGAACAAATCATACACCCAACCTTCTGCTAATCTTTTCTATGGCGTAGGGATCGATGTGCTCTATAACTTCTATGAAAAAGAGGATCAAACTTATGGCATCTTTGGCGGTGTGATGGTTGGAGGTAGCACTTGGTTGATGGGAGAACCTCTCATAGACCCCACACTAAAAGACAAATCATGTGTGTATGCCAATCAAAATGGAGGTTGCATAAGCATGAATGATGGTTTTAAGAATTTAGAAAAACAAACTAACGATGGCAATATTAGCAAAGCCTCGTTCTCGCCTACCTATGTGCAATTCGTGTTCAATTTTGGCTTTAGAATAAATTTTACCAAGCATCAAGGGTTTGAGTTTGGAACGCGTATCCCCACCATCAACGATCCTTATTATAAGGCAAAGACAGACGGTAAAGGGAGTGAAACCACTATAACCTTTAGGCGCAACGCCTCTTTGTATTGGAACTATGTTTATAATTTCTAACCTAAGAAAATAGGTGCGTGAGGAGTAATGCGCAAAAGCCCCCGCACAAGCCCGCTAGCGCGTCATCACCCACCACGCCTAGCCCCCCCTTGACATCGCGATCAATCTTGCCAATCAAAGAGGGTTTATAAATATCAAAGAGGCGGAAAAACACAAAACTAGCGATCACGCCCAGCCAGCTAAGACCTGCGATCGCCATCGCTATCCACATCCCTACCAATTCATCAATCACAATGTGTTTAGCG
This portion of the Helicobacter felis ATCC 49179 genome encodes:
- a CDS encoding metallophosphoesterase, whose translation is MKIFAHLETLQTFLYALGGLSMAASFILFCLLLLHLIALKTLPQSIDTHRRQSLKKLLDIGLLGVFFPSMAKGFYNATNLVITRRSVKLKNLKEACHLVMISDAHIGAYLKKDYLQEIVDRINALQPDIVVIVGDLADLKAQLVQKDLTPLKSIQSQYGVYCVLGNHEYYHGVDALVEVFKKNHLRVLQNESVQVAGLNLMGVNDLIGYRFKRFEPDFKTIFTQVNPNLPSVLLSHQPKSLRYLEQKPDLLLCGHTHAGQIFPFSLLVWLDQKYIYGHYHLKDCQMIVSSGCGFWGPPVRIFTKSEIVSIHLKPENQA
- a CDS encoding outer membrane protein; its protein translation is MPQSNNQTRCCRVIPSTSHLSQAFLTSALTLFTLAPLSAEDSGPFIQGGFQYSNFSGMATTVVKPVSAQELIQAIEPSLYQKLKKEQQGGQGPPQTEEEVHDLIQKIVQHDYPNGIPSSKRETASNGNLYGVDIQFGYKQFFGQEKHFGLRYYGLFSGQGGNSYNKAGKYYQPSANLFYGVGADVLYNFYENNDRTYGIFAGVMFGGSSWLMGEGKTNGKCNYKNDKEDCISMNDSFENREKQVNQGDISKASFSPTYVQFVFNFGFRINFTKHQGFEFGTRIPTINDPYYKATQKRATETGGKGSETTITFRRNASLYWNYVYNF
- a CDS encoding outer membrane protein, which encodes MLGTATSNQQPASGCVALTPSEFHFSKTLLTGMFSLLALTSLSAENNGAFIQGGVNYYSNFSGTVTSVVKSASVQSTTTTHYNGNLYGGNIEVGYKQFFGKKRRVGLRYYGMFSGQAGGYYNANEQTNKQTGQNKSYTQPSANLFYGVGIDVLYNFYEKEDQTYGIFGGVMVGGSTWLMGEPLIDPTLKDKSCVYANQNGGCISMNDGFKNLEKQTNDGNISKASFSPTYVQFVFNFGFRINFTKHQGFEFGTRIPTINDPYYKAKTDGKGSETTITFRRNASLYWNYVYNF
- a CDS encoding phosphatidylglycerophosphatase A family protein translates to MDVRECFLTLFYSGRFPKGPGTAGSVVALFLGLPILYFSANTLFLCAFLIGLVAIRQIDIYEEQTQTHDAKHIVIDELVGMWIAMAIAGLSWLGVIASFVFFRLFDIYKPSLIGKIDRDVKGGLGVVGDDALAGLCGGFCALLLTHLFS